Proteins encoded in a region of the Sander lucioperca isolate FBNREF2018 chromosome 18, SLUC_FBN_1.2, whole genome shotgun sequence genome:
- the LOC116036793 gene encoding tumor necrosis factor alpha-induced protein 2 isoform X1, which yields MCLTLRCCFPCRSCRSEDLSDRRTSVSSRITMRTETVTDGLRLPLNGWFTFGRSPRGQAVVKNPSTTDGHSSPGDEKTQIVTLTFEQRLEAQQLCEAGQLLIEREDRLFGEINDAEALTHHEEEVNKLAADHQVLQGLVLKTLSLSLGEVSSEALTSAVKAVNQDEDQDQQWTQRAWTLPDWRPSGWKKLHDSTLHSLVEERLDNPAMPPADKGNMSAIEADVCSMGWQLKEDLLSVVDEVKSCYPPEWNISHFYARLYHKAFSARLRKIADFGLEDKDCTVLLHWVNEFYPLILQKPELASEIDFEALGKLLPEDLLKNLEEQYLRKQQDDLTTFIERILEGEEQKWKNGVEPTRRDGCFVSTVAYDIIQLINSTVTSAAKIVGDLHKAQSITCPLKDLMQRYKIFQNDVMKQNKPNSQPIIKAHLGSMEQFRDVLDKNKELFTEDVRESSLHVLTDMKQSAHAYLLKPVHDVLKPQYRMLGTNNWLHEAVFDKLLDSIEKKIQDLHGSRESCHQKLIGQLHQEVAKEYVKRLLKGRVKLKDKERQLKAYGIVKDNAESLHHLFDKMGSEEDWCKEILTKIAEVLKLQDLPAIQMQVVSLGTAYPDLSEKHVSALLKLKTNLSRADRKIVKETLSDTLRETGSTDLSRPFFSGVQVK from the exons ATGTGTTTGACGCTCCGCTGCTGTTTCCCCTGCAGATCCTGCAGATCAGAAG ATTTATCAGACCGTCGGACCAGTGTCTCCTCTCGGATAACGATGCGGACCGAGACAGTCACAGACGGACTCAGGCTGCCGCTGAATGGTTGGTTTACCTTCGGGAGGAGCCCCAGAGGTCAGGCCGTTGTCAAAAACCCCTCCACGACTGATGGACACAGCTCACCCGGTGATGAGAAGACCCAAATCG TGACCCTCACTTTTGAGCAGAGACTTGAGGCCCAACAGTTGTGTGAGGCTGGCCAGCTgctgatagagagagaggatcGTCTGTTCGGGGAGATAAACGATGCAGAGGCACTTACACATCATGAGGAAGAAGTAAACAAGCTTGCTGCAGATCACCAGGTCCTGCAAGGACTTGTACTGAAGACTCTATCTCTCAGCCTGGGGGAGGTCAGTTCGGAGGCTCTGACGTCTGCGGTGAAGGCCGTGAACCAGGATGAGGACCAGGACCAGCAGTGGACTCAGAGGGCTTGGACCCTTCCGGACTGGAGGCCCAGTGGATGGAAGAAGCTCCACGACTCCACGCTTCACAGCCTGGTGGAGGAGCGCTTAGACAACCCTGCGATGCCCCCTGCTGACAAGGGGAACATGTCTGCTATCGAGGCGGACGTCTGCAGCATGGGCTGGCAACTGAAGGAGGACCTGCTGTCTGTGGTGGACGAGGTCAAGAGTTGCTACCCGCCCGAGTGGAACATCAGTCATTTTTATGCCAGGTTGTACCACAAAGCCTTCAGCGCCAGACTCAGGAAGATCGCAGACTTTGGTCTGGAGGACAAGGACTGCACTGTCCTCCTGCACTGGGTCAATGAGTTTTACCCACT AATCCTTCAAAAGCCGGAGCTGGCCAGTGAAATTGATTTTGAAGCTCTGGGAAAACTGCTGCCTGAAGACTTGTTGAAAAATCTGGAGGAGCAATACCTGAGGAAACAACAG GATGATCTGACAACGTTCATCGAGCGCATCCTGGAGGGAGAGGAGCAGAAGTGGAAAAATGGAGTGGAGCCGACGAGAAGGGACGGCTGCTTCGTCAGTACTGTGGCCTACGACATCATTCAG CTTATAAATAGTACGGTGACATCGGCTGCAAAAATTGTGGGAGATCTGCACAAGGCCCAGAGCATAACGTGCCCTCTGAAAGATTTAATGCAGAG GTACAAGATCTTCCAAAATGACGTCATGAagcaaaacaaaccaaacagcCAGCCGATTATCAAGGCGCACCTCGGCAGTATGGAGCAGTTCAG GGACGTCCTCGATAAGAATAAAGAGTTGTTCACAGAGGATGTGCGAGAAAGTTCACTGCATGTTCTGACTGACATGAAACAGTCTGCCCACGCATATTTATTAAAACCTGTGCACGATGTCCTCAAG CCACAGTACCGCATGCTGGGAACCAACAACTGGCTGCATGAGGCCGTGTTTGATAAGCTGCTGGACAGCATTGAAAAAAAGATTCAGGATCTTCATGGTTCCCGTGAATCCTGTCACCAG AAACTGATTGGCCAGCTGCACCAGGAAGTCGCAAAAGAATATGTGAAGCGGCTCCTGAAAGGACGAGTCAAATTGAAGGACAAGGAGCGGCAGCTGAAGGCCTACGGAATTGTAAAGGACAACGCAGAGAGTTTGCACCATTTATTTGACAAAATG GGATCAGAGGAGGATTGGTGTAAGGAAATCCTGACCAAGATTGCAGAAGTGCTGAAACTCCAAGACCTCCCCGCCATACAGATGCAAGTAGTATCACTGGGAACTGCTTATCCTGACCTCAG TGAGAAACATGTTTCGGCTCTGCTCAAGCTCAAGACCAACCTCTCCAGAGCCGACAGGAAAATCGTCAAAGAGACTCTGTCAGACACTTTGAGGGAAACGGGAAGCACCGACCTTTCTCGTCCGTTTTTCTCTGGAGTTCAGGTCAAATGA
- the LOC116036793 gene encoding tumor necrosis factor alpha-induced protein 2 isoform X2, whose product MRTETVTDGLRLPLNGWFTFGRSPRGQAVVKNPSTTDGHSSPGDEKTQIVTLTFEQRLEAQQLCEAGQLLIEREDRLFGEINDAEALTHHEEEVNKLAADHQVLQGLVLKTLSLSLGEVSSEALTSAVKAVNQDEDQDQQWTQRAWTLPDWRPSGWKKLHDSTLHSLVEERLDNPAMPPADKGNMSAIEADVCSMGWQLKEDLLSVVDEVKSCYPPEWNISHFYARLYHKAFSARLRKIADFGLEDKDCTVLLHWVNEFYPLILQKPELASEIDFEALGKLLPEDLLKNLEEQYLRKQQDDLTTFIERILEGEEQKWKNGVEPTRRDGCFVSTVAYDIIQLINSTVTSAAKIVGDLHKAQSITCPLKDLMQRYKIFQNDVMKQNKPNSQPIIKAHLGSMEQFRDVLDKNKELFTEDVRESSLHVLTDMKQSAHAYLLKPVHDVLKPQYRMLGTNNWLHEAVFDKLLDSIEKKIQDLHGSRESCHQKLIGQLHQEVAKEYVKRLLKGRVKLKDKERQLKAYGIVKDNAESLHHLFDKMGSEEDWCKEILTKIAEVLKLQDLPAIQMQVVSLGTAYPDLSEKHVSALLKLKTNLSRADRKIVKETLSDTLRETGSTDLSRPFFSGVQVK is encoded by the exons ATGCGGACCGAGACAGTCACAGACGGACTCAGGCTGCCGCTGAATGGTTGGTTTACCTTCGGGAGGAGCCCCAGAGGTCAGGCCGTTGTCAAAAACCCCTCCACGACTGATGGACACAGCTCACCCGGTGATGAGAAGACCCAAATCG TGACCCTCACTTTTGAGCAGAGACTTGAGGCCCAACAGTTGTGTGAGGCTGGCCAGCTgctgatagagagagaggatcGTCTGTTCGGGGAGATAAACGATGCAGAGGCACTTACACATCATGAGGAAGAAGTAAACAAGCTTGCTGCAGATCACCAGGTCCTGCAAGGACTTGTACTGAAGACTCTATCTCTCAGCCTGGGGGAGGTCAGTTCGGAGGCTCTGACGTCTGCGGTGAAGGCCGTGAACCAGGATGAGGACCAGGACCAGCAGTGGACTCAGAGGGCTTGGACCCTTCCGGACTGGAGGCCCAGTGGATGGAAGAAGCTCCACGACTCCACGCTTCACAGCCTGGTGGAGGAGCGCTTAGACAACCCTGCGATGCCCCCTGCTGACAAGGGGAACATGTCTGCTATCGAGGCGGACGTCTGCAGCATGGGCTGGCAACTGAAGGAGGACCTGCTGTCTGTGGTGGACGAGGTCAAGAGTTGCTACCCGCCCGAGTGGAACATCAGTCATTTTTATGCCAGGTTGTACCACAAAGCCTTCAGCGCCAGACTCAGGAAGATCGCAGACTTTGGTCTGGAGGACAAGGACTGCACTGTCCTCCTGCACTGGGTCAATGAGTTTTACCCACT AATCCTTCAAAAGCCGGAGCTGGCCAGTGAAATTGATTTTGAAGCTCTGGGAAAACTGCTGCCTGAAGACTTGTTGAAAAATCTGGAGGAGCAATACCTGAGGAAACAACAG GATGATCTGACAACGTTCATCGAGCGCATCCTGGAGGGAGAGGAGCAGAAGTGGAAAAATGGAGTGGAGCCGACGAGAAGGGACGGCTGCTTCGTCAGTACTGTGGCCTACGACATCATTCAG CTTATAAATAGTACGGTGACATCGGCTGCAAAAATTGTGGGAGATCTGCACAAGGCCCAGAGCATAACGTGCCCTCTGAAAGATTTAATGCAGAG GTACAAGATCTTCCAAAATGACGTCATGAagcaaaacaaaccaaacagcCAGCCGATTATCAAGGCGCACCTCGGCAGTATGGAGCAGTTCAG GGACGTCCTCGATAAGAATAAAGAGTTGTTCACAGAGGATGTGCGAGAAAGTTCACTGCATGTTCTGACTGACATGAAACAGTCTGCCCACGCATATTTATTAAAACCTGTGCACGATGTCCTCAAG CCACAGTACCGCATGCTGGGAACCAACAACTGGCTGCATGAGGCCGTGTTTGATAAGCTGCTGGACAGCATTGAAAAAAAGATTCAGGATCTTCATGGTTCCCGTGAATCCTGTCACCAG AAACTGATTGGCCAGCTGCACCAGGAAGTCGCAAAAGAATATGTGAAGCGGCTCCTGAAAGGACGAGTCAAATTGAAGGACAAGGAGCGGCAGCTGAAGGCCTACGGAATTGTAAAGGACAACGCAGAGAGTTTGCACCATTTATTTGACAAAATG GGATCAGAGGAGGATTGGTGTAAGGAAATCCTGACCAAGATTGCAGAAGTGCTGAAACTCCAAGACCTCCCCGCCATACAGATGCAAGTAGTATCACTGGGAACTGCTTATCCTGACCTCAG TGAGAAACATGTTTCGGCTCTGCTCAAGCTCAAGACCAACCTCTCCAGAGCCGACAGGAAAATCGTCAAAGAGACTCTGTCAGACACTTTGAGGGAAACGGGAAGCACCGACCTTTCTCGTCCGTTTTTCTCTGGAGTTCAGGTCAAATGA